In the genome of Luteitalea pratensis, the window TGCTGCTCGACGCCACGGGGGCCTATCACCGCGAGGTGACACGTCAGATGAGCCGCAGTGGCATGCACATGACCACGCCACTGATGCAGCTGCAGGATCCGCAGCAGACAAAGGTGCTCATCGTCACGCTCGCGGAAACCACGCCGGTCCTCGAGGCCGCAGCTCTGCAGGCCGATCTCCGGCGTGCGGGCATCGAACCCTGGGCGTGGGTCGTCAACCAGAGCCTGGCGGTCGCACGCACGACGTCTCCGCTGCTGCAGCAGCGCGCCGCCAGTGAGCGTTCGCGTATCGAGGACGTCGCGACGCAGCACGCTCGCCGCTACGCGGTGGTCGGACTGCAGGCCGTCGAGCCGGTCGGCGCGGAACGCCTGGCCGCGCTGACCCAGGCCAGCGGCGTCACGGTGTGAGCGTGTTCACGGATGGGTCACGACCCAGTTCTTTCAGGAGGCCATCATGGTGTCACTCAGAGTCGTCCGTCACGTTCCACCACCGCTCGTCGGTGTCATTGGCGCAGTGCCTGACCGCAGGTCAACGGCGTTCGAAGATGCGCTGGATTGGCTGGAAGCGGCCGGTGTCTTGGTAGAGCGCGTCGACACAGACGCCTACGCGCAATCGACGGTGGACATCGCCGTCCCCACGGCGATGGCGTTGCCGGCGGTGTTCATGAACGGAGACGTCGTATCCGAAGGACGGTTTCTGACACGGCACGAGCTGGCGCACCTCGTCGCCGAAGCGACCGCGAAGCCACCAGCGGCACTCGTGCGCGCCGTGGCGGCAGTCGGTGCGGCGGCCGCCGTGGGCGCCGCCGACGCCATCGCGACGGCCGTGCGTGACGCGAAAGCAAACGGACTGGCCGAGGGGCTGATCGACATCGCCCTGCGAACCGGAACTGACGTACGCAGGGCTCACCGCTCAGCACCCGCTGCGTGAACCAGCCAATAGCTCACTAATCGCTAAGGGCGACGGACCCAGCATGCGCATCGCGATCATCAGCGACATCCACGGCAATCTGCAGGCGCTCGACGCGGTACTGGCCGATCTGCGGACACGGCCAGTGGATGCGGTGTACTGCCTTGGCGATCTGGTGGGCTACGCCGCTCACCCGAATGAAGTCACCGAGCGGGTTCGAGCCGAAGGCATCCCCACGATCATGGGCAACTACGACGATGGCGTGGGTTTCGAGCGAGACGAGTGCGGGTGCGCGTACACGAACCCCGTCGACAAGGCGCTCGGCGATCGGTCGCTCGCGTGGACGAAGGCGACAGTCACGTCAGAGAACAAGGCGTTCTTGCGCACCCTGGTGAGCGAGATCCGGTTCGACGCGGACGGCAGGCGCGTGCTCCTCGTCCACGGGAGTCCGCGGCGGGTCAACGAGTACCTGTTCGAAGACCGGCCGATCTCGAGCTTCCAGCGGCTGGCCGCGTCCTCGCAGGCGGACATCATCGTGTTCGGCCATACACACAAGCCGTACACGAAGCTCGTCGACGATGTGCTCTTCGTGAATGCGGGATCGGTCGGCAAGCCGAAGGACGGCGACTGGCGCGCGTGCTACAGCATCCTGGACGGAGCGGACACCACGAATCCTGTGGCGTTCATCCGCGTTCCGTATGACGTGGCGAGCGAGGCGGCCGCGATCCGGGCCAGTGACCTGCCCGACAAGTTCGCGGTGGACATCGAAACTGGCGGCGCTTCGATTGTTACGCCTGCATGATCGGTAGCGCCGAACGACAGCTCGACGTCGGAACTTCCTCAAAAGCCACGTGAGGCCCACGGTCGGGCCCAGCGCTACGTGACGTGCGCCTTGCGCGGTGCTGGACCGTCGGGAGTTGCGGAGATTTGCGGTGAGGATGAGGCCGGTACTGTCGAACAGGCCGGCGTCCGTGCTCGATGCTGGTGCGCCTGGACTAGATCTCTCACGTCGCTTCGCCCTGAGTGAAGCCGAAGCGGCGCAGTACCTGGGTATGAGTCGCGCGTGGCTCAAGAAGGCGCGCACGGCGCGGTTCAGAGCAGCGATTGATGCGCCGCCATTCGTGCAGGCTGGCGCCAGGCGGGTCGTGTATCGCCGCCGCGATCTCGAGGACTGGGTGCAAGCGCACGTCAGCAAGCAATGCTGAACGGCAGGTTTGGCAGACGTGCGGTCGCCAACCCGCACCCCTAATGCACCTCCAAAGCGCTGGAAGGCTATTCTGGCGGGTCGAGATAAATCATCTAAGTTGTTTATTTAAAGATACTTACTTGGTGCGCCCGGTGGGACTCGAGCCCGATGGCGAGCCGAAGGCGGAGCCGTGGGCCTGAAGCCAGCCGGGCCGCCACACGCGCGAATGCGCGTGTGGTGCGCCCGGTGGGACTCGAACCCACGACCAACGGCTTAAAAGGCCGCTGCTCTACCGACTGAGCTACAGGCGCACTCAGAGAAAGTCTAGCCTACCGCGTGAACGGTTCGTCCGCACTGCCGCCGTACATCGCCGGCACCTTCGAGCCCAGCCCGCGCAGGTAGGCCGTGAGCTGGCCACGGTGGTGGATGCCGTGATTGTTGGCCAGGCCGAGGAACTTCACCGCCGGCCACTGGACGACGCCGAAGAAGTCCACGGTGCGCAGCAGGTCTTCGGGCGACATCGCGCGGACCCGCTCGAGACAGGCCGGCACCTCGCGCTCGTAGAATCGCACGACATCCGCGATCGACCCGAACCCGGCCCGTTGCGACTCGGCTGCATCGCCGTCGCTGCCGAAACGGCCGTTGATCACACCGTTGAGGAACCAGACGTCGCTCTGCGCCACGTGGGTCGCGAGCTCCCACGCCGTCCGCGACTTCTCGTCGGGACGATACGAGCGGCCGTCTTCGGTCACCGCCCCCAGCACCTTCAGCGTTGTCTTCACCTCGCCGCTCATCAGCGAGACGTAGTGATCGGCAAGGAATACAGCCTGTTCGTTGGTCATGACCCCTGTTTCTCCTGTCCACGGCGCACCGGGCGCGCGGACGATCAGCGCCAGCGGAAGAGCCGGAGCGCCGCCGTGAAACTCACGAGCGTCCATCCGACGAGAATCGTCACCTGGGGCGTGAGCGTCGGCAGCCCGCTCCCGTCAATCATCACCCCGCGCAGCGCCTGGTTCAGCGCCGTGAGCGGCAGCAGCGAGATGAACGGCTGCATCGCCTCCGGAAAATTCTCGGAGGCGAAGAACACGCCGGAAAAGACCCACATGGGCACCATCACCAGGTTCATCAGGCCCGACACGCCCTCGACCGTCTGCGCCCGGCTCGCCACGAGCAGTCCGAGCCCCGAGAACGCCAGCGCGCCGAGCACGCAGAGCGCGCCCAATAACAGCCAGGACCCGTTGACCGGGATGCCGAAGACCGGCACCGCGAACCCCAGGAGCAGCCCCACTTCCAGCACCAGGAAGATGAGACGCGAGGCCATGTGCGACAGCAGGTAGTCGCGCCGGCGCATCGGCGTGGCGATGAGCCGCTTGAGCAGCTTGCGCACCCGCGAGTTGACCACCGAGAAGGCGACGCTCCACATGCCCGTGCCCATGATGTTCATGCCCAGCAACCCGGGCACCACCCAGTCGATGTAGCGAGAGCCCGGCACCGTCACGAGCCGGTCCGCGACAGGCACTGCCGCCCGGCGACCCGCGGCCCCCTGCAGGACGTCGTCCACGACGAATCGGCTGACACGACTTTCCGGACGGCTCGGATCGAGTTCGTAGGTGACTGGCACGCCAGGCACCACGAGGAGGTGAATCGCGCCGTTGCGCAAGGCGACGTCGGCTTCGCCCCGATCGACGACGCGCACGCGCACGCCCTTGACGTGCTCGAGCGTCGAGACGATCGCCGCGTGCGGCACTGCCCCGCCTCGGAGCACGCCGACGAGCACGTCGGGCGCGCCCTGGTTGCGGAACGCCAGGCCGAGCGCGCACGCCAGCAGGACCGGGAACGCGAAGACCCAGAACACGGCTTCGGGCTCCCGGAGGAACTCCTTGAATCGCGAGAGGGTCAGCTCGATGAGCGGATGACGGGGACGCATCAGTGGCAGGAGAACAGGAACACAGGGACGCAGG includes:
- a CDS encoding arsenic metallochaperone ArsD family protein, whose amino-acid sequence is MVSLRVVRHVPPPLVGVIGAVPDRRSTAFEDALDWLEAAGVLVERVDTDAYAQSTVDIAVPTAMALPAVFMNGDVVSEGRFLTRHELAHLVAEATAKPPAALVRAVAAVGAAAAVGAADAIATAVRDAKANGLAEGLIDIALRTGTDVRRAHRSAPAA
- a CDS encoding metallophosphoesterase family protein; this translates as MRIAIISDIHGNLQALDAVLADLRTRPVDAVYCLGDLVGYAAHPNEVTERVRAEGIPTIMGNYDDGVGFERDECGCAYTNPVDKALGDRSLAWTKATVTSENKAFLRTLVSEIRFDADGRRVLLVHGSPRRVNEYLFEDRPISSFQRLAASSQADIIVFGHTHKPYTKLVDDVLFVNAGSVGKPKDGDWRACYSILDGADTTNPVAFIRVPYDVASEAAAIRASDLPDKFAVDIETGGASIVTPA
- a CDS encoding helix-turn-helix transcriptional regulator — translated: MRPVLSNRPASVLDAGAPGLDLSRRFALSEAEAAQYLGMSRAWLKKARTARFRAAIDAPPFVQAGARRVVYRRRDLEDWVQAHVSKQC
- a CDS encoding DinB family protein, with product MTNEQAVFLADHYVSLMSGEVKTTLKVLGAVTEDGRSYRPDEKSRTAWELATHVAQSDVWFLNGVINGRFGSDGDAAESQRAGFGSIADVVRFYEREVPACLERVRAMSPEDLLRTVDFFGVVQWPAVKFLGLANNHGIHHRGQLTAYLRGLGSKVPAMYGGSADEPFTR
- a CDS encoding ABC transporter permease; the protein is MRPRHPLIELTLSRFKEFLREPEAVFWVFAFPVLLACALGLAFRNQGAPDVLVGVLRGGAVPHAAIVSTLEHVKGVRVRVVDRGEADVALRNGAIHLLVVPGVPVTYELDPSRPESRVSRFVVDDVLQGAAGRRAAVPVADRLVTVPGSRYIDWVVPGLLGMNIMGTGMWSVAFSVVNSRVRKLLKRLIATPMRRRDYLLSHMASRLIFLVLEVGLLLGFAVPVFGIPVNGSWLLLGALCVLGALAFSGLGLLVASRAQTVEGVSGLMNLVMVPMWVFSGVFFASENFPEAMQPFISLLPLTALNQALRGVMIDGSGLPTLTPQVTILVGWTLVSFTAALRLFRWR